In Salmo trutta chromosome 16, fSalTru1.1, whole genome shotgun sequence, a genomic segment contains:
- the mustn1b gene encoding musculoskeletal embryonic nuclear protein 1, producing the protein MSQPVEVKKKKRPVMKEEDLKGARSKLGLKGEPKSKTYEVMVECERMGKVAPSVFSGVKSGGETVLEKPKAPGASIFGK; encoded by the exons ATGTCTCAG CCCGTTGAGGTGAAGAAGAAGAAGCGTCCTGTGATGAAGGAGGAGGACTTGAAAGGAGCCCGCAGCAAACTGGGGCTAAAGGGCGAGCCCAAGAGTAAGACTTATGAGGTCATGGTAGAGTGTG AGCGTATGGGAAAGGTGGCTCCCTCAGTGTTCAGTGGGGTGAAGTCTGGAGGAGAGACGGTACTGGAGAAGCCTAAAGCCCCAGGAGCCAGCATCTTTGGCAAGTAG
- the LOC115150790 gene encoding inter-alpha-trypsin inhibitor heavy chain H3: protein MSGLWTVLLFLGCVCLPALSHGALVISRDASTPQGSDGATRLLKKRSTDNAELEVYSVKVDCKVASRFAHTVITSSALNKAKSSQEVFFEVDLPKTAFITNFSMEIEGQTYTGEVKEKEKAKKQYQKAVSTGQTAGLVKASGRKMEKFTVSVNIAANSNVTFILTHEELLQRKLGQYEIMTRVKPKQLVQHFEIVADIYEPQGIAFLEAYGTFISNELLPLVEKTVTDKKAHISFCPTLDQQRKCPGCDGTLIDGDFFIKYDVNRAEIIGDIQIVNGYFVHFFAPPDLPRVPKNVVFVIDRSGSMSGIKLEQTKQAMLTILNDLAEDDYFGIVLFDSSISTWKESLTKATKENVSEAQKFIQRIIDYGTTNINDAVMKAVDMIMKGKRDKNVPERSVSMVILMTDGMPNSGESSVPQIQENVLLAMGGNMTLFCLGFGDDVDYSFLDVMSRQNKGLARRIYEGSDATVQLQGFYEEVASPLLSEVDLRYPDNLVNSLTTSHYKQLFNGSEIVVAGRLTDYSLDNFLVEVFAQGFEEDFIVKGQASAQEWDILYPEQEYIFGDYTERLWAYLTIQELLSKRETGNAEEKGNATAQALEMSLQYSFVTPLTSMVVTKPETDEGPEGPLIADKLTEDERQKAQRFGNYGPQLMSNAWTHSRTSPINFVDGDPHFMIELPEQEDALCFNIDDKPGTIFNLVRDQLAGILVNGQTIGDKKGAPDGKVNTYFGRFGIVHQGLGVRLEVTTHDITVSQDGKQAKLFWSDTASLKGANMDLQVTKDSSLTVTLRDSVRFVVILHKVWKQHPYHQDYLGFYTLDSHLLSPSVHGLLGQFYHGVQFEVRDMRPGEVPEKPDATMLVKGQELTVTRGWQRDFRWDVKNGENIPCWFIHSNGNGLIDGNHTDYIMSGLFMTV, encoded by the exons ATGTCTGGATTGTGGACTGTGCTGCTGTTCTTGGGATGTGTCTGTCTCCCGGCTCTGTCGCATGGAGCTCTGGTTATCTCACGGGATGCCTCCACACCACAG GGCTCTGATGGTGCTACACGGCTACTAAAG AAAAGAAGTACAGATAATGCGGAG cTGGAGGTGTACAGTGTAAAGGTGGACTGTAAGGTCGCTTCTCGTTTTGCTCACACGGTCATAACCTCCAGTGCTCTGAACAAGGCCAAATCCTCTCAGGAAGTGTTCTTTGAGGTGGATCTGCCCAAGACTGCCTTCATCACCAACTTCAGCAT GGAGATAGAGGGTCAGACATACACGGGCGaggtgaaggagaaggagaaagcCAAGAAGCAGTATCAGAAAGCTGTTTCCACAGGGCAGACTGCAGGACTGGTCAA GGCATCAGGGAGGAAGATGGAGAAGTTCACCGTGTCTGTGAACATCGCGGCCAATAGTAACGTCACCTTCATTTTGACCCATGAGGAGTTGCTTCAGCGTAAACTGGGCCAATATGAGATCATGACCCGGGTCAAACCCAAGCAGCTGGTCCAGCACTTTGAG ATTGTGGCAGATATCTATGAACCCCAGGGCATTGCCTTCCTGGAGGCCTATGGAACCTTCATCTCCAACGAGCTTCTCCCCCTGGTGGAGAAAACAGTCACCGACAAAAAG GCACACATCTCATTCTGCCCAACACTGGACCAGCAGAGGAAGTGCCCCGGTTGTGACGGCACCCTGATTGACGGGGATTTCTTCATCAAATATGACGTGAACCGAGCTGAGATCATCGGTGACATCCAG ATAGTGAATGGGTACTTTGTGCACTTCTTTGCGCCTCCGGACTTACCCCGAGTTCCAAAAAATGTGGTGTTTGTGATCGATAGGAGTGGGTCAATGAGCGGAATCAAACTGGAGCAA ACAAAGCAAGCTATGCTGACCATCCTGAATGACCTGGCTGAGGACGACTACTTCGGCATTGTCCTATTTGACTCTAGCATCTCAACATGGAAGGAATCTCTTACCAAGGCCACCAAGGAAAATGTGTCTGAAGCCCAAAAATTTATCCAAAGAATAATTGATTATGGAA CCACTAATATAAATGATGCTGTGATGAAAGCTGTGGACATGATAATGAAAGGCAAACGAGACAAGAATGTCCCGGAGAGGAGTGTGTCTATGGTTATCTTAATGACAGATGGAATGCCCAACTCAG gaGAGTCTTCTGTACCACAGATTCAGGAGAATGTCCTTCTTGCTATGGGTGGGAACatgactctgttctgtctgggcTTTGGGGATGATGTGGATTACTCCTTTCTGGATGTGATGTCTAGACAGAACAAGGGACTGGCCCGAAGGATCTATGAGGGCTCCGATGCCACCGTCCAGCTTCAG GGTTTCTATGAGGAAGTAGCCAGCCCCCTCCTCTCCGAGGTGGACCTGCGTTACCCTGACAACCTGGTGAACTCTCTGACCACCAGTCACTACAAGCAGCTGTTCAACGGCTCAGAGATCGTGGTAGCTGGCCGGCTCACTGATTATAGCCTGGATAACTTCCTGGTGGAGGTGTTTGCACAGGGG TTTGAGGAGGACTTTATTGTGAAAGGCCAGGCCAGTGCCCAGGAGTGGGACATACTGTACCCTGAGCAGGAGTACATATTCGGGGACTACACTGAGCGTCTTTGGGCCTACCTCACCATCCAAGAACTGTTAAGCAAGAG AGAGACTGGTAATGCGGAGGAGAAGGGAAATGCCACTGCCCAGGCTCTGGAGATGTCCCTGCAGTACAGCTTCGTCACCCCCCTTACCTCCATGGTGGTCACCAAGCCTGAGACTGACGAGGGGCCAGAGGGCCCCCTCATCGCCGACAAGCTGACCGAGG ATGAAAGGCAGAAAGCCCAGAGATTTG GTAATTATGGACCCCAGCTGATGAGCAACGCCTGGACGCACAGCAGGACCTCACCTATAAACTTTG TGGATGGAGACCCTCATTTCATGATTGAGTTGCCAGAGCAGGAGGATGCACTGTGCTTCAACATAGACGACAAACCTGGTACCATCTTCAACCTAGTGAGAGACCAGCTGGCAG GTATTTTGGTCAACGGCCAGACCATTGGGGATAAGAAAGGGGCCCCTGATGGCAAGGTGAACACCTACTTCGGTCGCTTTGGCATCGTTCACCAGGGGCTGGGGGTGAGACTGGAGGTGACCACTCATGACATCACTGTGTCCCAGGATGGCAAGCAGGCCAAGCTCTTCTGGTCAGACACCGCCTCTCTTAAGGGAGCCAA TATGGACCTGCAGGTGACCAAAGACAGCAGCTTGACCGTCACCCTCAGGGACTCGGTCCGGTTTGTGGTCATCTTACACAAGGTGTGGAAGCAGCACCCATACCACCAGGACTATCTGGGCTTCTATACCCTGGACAGCCATCTCCTCTCCCCCAGCGTCCACGGCCTTCTAG GCCAGTTTTACCATGGCGTGCAGTTTGAGGTGAGAGACATGCGTCCAGGAGAGGTGCCAGAGAAACCAGATGCCACCATGCTAGTGAAGGGACAGGAGCTTACAGTGACTAG GGGCTGGCAGAGGGACTTCCGCTGGGATGTGAAGAATGGAGAGAACATCCCCTGCTGGTTCATCCATAGCAACGGTAACGGCCTCATCGATGGAAACCACACAGACTACATCATGTCTGGACTCTTCATGACTGTCTGA